CGATCCGTGATCGGTGTGTTTGATCTGATTCACTCGGTCGACACCCTGGAATTGGCGCAAGAAATCGACCGCCGCGCTGGAGATGCCGGTCATCAGCAAGATGTGCTACTGGAGGTCAATATCGGCAACGAGCCGACAAAAGCAGGGTTTCGCCCAGACGATGTACCACAGGCTGTGTCAGAGATGGCGCACCTCTCCCATATCCGTATCAAAGGATTAATGGCGATTCCGCCTCCAACGAGTGATCCTGGTTCAGCCAGGCCCTATTTTAGAAAGCTTGCTGAATTAGCCAAGACGATTGATGCTCAACAGCTCCCGTCGGTGAAGATGGACGAGCTGTCCATGGGCATGTCGAATGACTACGAAGTCGCGATAGAGGAAGGGGCAACGCTTGTTCGGGTCGGCAGCGCCCTTTTTGGAGCACGACATGTCTAACGCAGTCGTTATGCACACCATTGGGTTTATCGGAGGTGGGCGCATGGCAGAAGCGTTGATCAGTGGGGTGCTCACTGCCCGGTTGTTTGAGCCGGGAAAGATTCGTGTGGCCGATCCAGATGCTACGAGGCAGGATCACTTGAAGAGACATTACGGTGTTCACGTGGGTCTCACGCATGATGAGGTGGTACGTGCAAGTGATGTCGTCATGCTCGCCGTTAAGCCGCAGGTCATTGCCGACGTACTCAGGGGACTGGGAAAGGGTGTCAGTAATCGGCTTATCGTGTCGGTGGCTGCCGGAGTTCCCATCAATCGAATTCAGGAACTTCTCGGCCCTCAAGCGTCAATTATACGTGCCATGCCGAATACGCCGGCGATGGTCGGGGCAGGGATGACGGCATTAACGGTTGGTCCAGGAGTTGGATCAGAGGCGGTCGCCCGCGTGCAGCAGATATTTGAATCGGTCGGGAAAGTTGTTCTGCTTGAGGAGCGCCTGATGGATGCTGTAACTGGTTTGAGCGGAAGCGGCCCCGCGTATATTTTCCTGGCTATCGAGGCAATGGCGGATGGTGGAGTAAAAATGGGTTTGCCTCGAGAGACGGCGAGTGTGTTGGCTGCGCAGACGGTTTTGGGTGCGGCTAAGATGGTAGTAGAGTCCGGTCAGCATCCTGCGCGTCTTAAGGACCAAGTCGCGTCTCCAGGGGGAACGACGATCGCGGGATTGCATCGGTTGGAACAGGGTGGCCTGCGAGCTGTATTGATGGACGCAGTTGAGGCTGCAACAAAACGATCTCAGGAGCTTGGAAACTAATGTTTGTGGTTGGAAATACCTTGTTAGGGCTGGCAACGGTGCTAGACTATGCCTTGTCTTTCTATAGTTGGATTATTATTGCACGGGCGCTTATTTCGTGGGTCAATCCGGATCCGTGGAATCCAATTGTCCAATTTCTCACTCGTGCAACGGAACCGATACTGGCTCCAATTCGTCGGCGGATTGGATTGGGGATGGGCATGGACCTTTCTCCATTGATCGTCATCGCGGCGATTTGGTTTATGCAAATTGCGGTTGTCCAGTCGGTAAAGGACATCGCAGTACGGATGAATTGACTCAACCAACGGGGGATGGCATGAAGATCACGCCGATTGATATTCAACAGATGGTGTTTCAGGTCAAGCTCCGTGGTTATGATCGCGAAGAGGTGAACCGATTTCTGGAAGAGATCGCACAGACGGTTGAATACCTGAATCGGGACAATGCCGCATTACGTGAAAAAATCTACTCACTTGAGCAACAGGTGACGGAGTTGAAGCGGACCGAGACGACGTTGTCCAACACCCTGGTTTCGGCACAGTCGTTGGCCGAGGACGTGAAGCGTAGCGCCCAACGAGATGCCGAGCTGATTGTGAAAGAAGCGGAATTGAAGGCTGGTGAACTCTTTCGGCAAGCACGGGTTGAGCTTGGGAATACCCAGCGGGATCTGTCCGTCCTGAAGAAGCAGCGTCTGCTGATGGTGGAGCGTATGCGAGCCACACTCAGCACATTCGAACGAATGCTGGATGTTGAAGCAAGTGAGGTCTATCAAGAGCATCACAGTCTGCCGGAGGAAAAACTGGAGGGAGAATCCAGCCCGATGCGATGATTCGTCGCATCTCATCGTCTCATCGATGGCCCAGTTGTAACGCTTCTTCCGGTTGTTGTACATCAAGCTTCTCCACATGTTCGAACCTTCAGCCATTCAGGTTGCACTCGACCGAGCCGTCGAGAATGGAGTTTTCCCTGGAACGGTATTGGCAGTGCGTCAGGGAGATGGCCCGATCGCTCGATTTTGTGCCGGTCGGTTATCAGTAGATCCACCAGGAGCCTCTGTTCTTACCTCAACTATCTATGATCTGGCTTCCTTAACGAAACCTCTGGCCACCGTGACCGCTCTTGTGCTGCTGATTCAGAACGGCCGGTGTCGGCTTGATGCGCATCTTGCTGAGTACCTTGAGGAATGCGGTGAGAGTCCGATCGGGTCTGCGACTCTCCGAGACTTATTGACTCATCAATCTGGATTGCCTGGATGGCGAGGGTATTATGAGCGGCTTAGTCCGGATGGAACCATTCCATCATCGAGAGAGGAGAGGAGCCTGGCGAAACAAAAGCTATTGAGCTGCATCCGATCGGAAGTTTCAGTCTATGCGCGCGGTGCTCGCAGCCTTTATAGCGATCTGGGGTTCATGTTATTGGGCCTGGTCGTTGAACGGACCAGCGGGCAACCATTGAATCAGTTTTTTTCTGATCGCATCCTGTATCGGCTGGGGAGCCCATGTATTCAATTTGTCCTGCCTGAAGAGCGAGACACATTTCTTGAGCGAGTGCGTGAAACACATGACGGGGTCGCTCCGACGGAGTTCGATCCCTGGCGAGGCCGGGTATTGTGTGGAGAAGTGCACGACCAGAATGCCGGGGCAATGGGAGGCGAGGCGGGTCACGCGGGGTTATTTGGAAATGTTGACGCAGTTATGGCTATCACAGGCGAGTGGCTAAGGGCGTACCATGGACAGCCGTCAATCCTCGATGGAGATCTTGTCAGGGAGTTTACCAAGCGGCAGGCGAAAGAAGGGGCATCTAGTTGGGCTCTGGGATGGGATACTCCCTCAAAGCCGTCATCGGCCGGATCGCACTTCTCAGCTCAGTCCTTCGGTCATCTCGGCTATACCGGAACTTCAATTTGGATTGATCCCGTAGCGCGTTTGGAGGTTGTGTTGATGTCCAATCGTGTTCATCCCTCAAGTCGGAATGAGGCGATTCGGGAGTTCCGTCCGGTGATCCACGACCTTGTCAGTCAAGAATTTCATACCTGACCTCAAAAGCGGTCTGGAAAATCGATCCAGGTTTCCTTCTCGGCGAGATACCTGGTGCCCTTAAAATTAGTTCGCGTTCGCAGACGTGTAAACCCAAAGTCTTGGAGTTTTTCAACCAATTCCTTTACGGCCGCGATAATGGTTGAGTGCGATCGGCTCTCCACGATCAATGCTTCGTACATCACTTTTGTCGAATAACCTGCAGAAGTTCGATTCACGAGGATGGCTCGGTTAAAGTAGCGGTCACTCGGATCCACCCCTTCCACTTGATGTTTTTCGACCAATCCTTCCTTCTTGAACAGAAGCGGTAACGTGCTCATACTTCCGTATCCCTTCGCCATCGGTTGAGATAGTAGACCACCTCTTTGATTATAGGAGGTGTCCCTCCCTCCCTGCAACTCGTTGACAAGCGCACCATCGGTTACTATGATGCCTCGCCTCGTCAAGTCGGAGGCATGTCCAAACGCCACTCCATGAATATTCCGAATAGTCTGACCATCCTTCGTATCCTCTTGGTTCCCGTCATTATTGGCTTCATGACCTATGGTTCCTATGGATTCGCCCTGCTGACACTGCTGCTCGCTGGCCTTACGGATGCAGTTGACGGCTACCTTGCACGTAAGCTTAATCAGCGAACACGATTGGGAACGTTGCTCGATCCGCTCGCGGACAAGCTGCTGCTGACATCAAGCTTTATTTCGCTCGCCGTGCTCCATCTTGTGCCGTCCTGGCTCGTCATCTTGGTTGTGAGCCGCGACCTGATGCTCCTGCTCGGGACGGTGGTCGCCCATGTGACGAGTACGCCGATTACTGTCACTCCAACGTTCTTAGGGAAGGGAACGACGCTGTTTCAATTGAGCTATGTTCTGCTTACCATTCTGCTGACATGGCGTGGGATCGATCGCTCGACGATTACCCCGCTGGTTGTCTTAATGGTTGGGTTTACCCTTGCCTCAGGATTCCACTACCTGTATCGAGGGTACCGAGATGCAAATGCAGCCCCTCCCCTGAGCTAATCCCCCTTG
The Candidatus Nitrospira nitrosa DNA segment above includes these coding regions:
- a CDS encoding YggS family pyridoxal phosphate-dependent enzyme — protein: MESLVQDTIKIRVQSVLAKIRAAAEKAGRSSSEVRLVAATKTVGIPQIAEGVQAGLFLLGENRVQEALTKIPAFTHGSVQWHFIGQLQRRKARSVIGVFDLIHSVDTLELAQEIDRRAGDAGHQQDVLLEVNIGNEPTKAGFRPDDVPQAVSEMAHLSHIRIKGLMAIPPPTSDPGSARPYFRKLAELAKTIDAQQLPSVKMDELSMGMSNDYEVAIEEGATLVRVGSALFGARHV
- the proC gene encoding pyrroline-5-carboxylate reductase — translated: MSNAVVMHTIGFIGGGRMAEALISGVLTARLFEPGKIRVADPDATRQDHLKRHYGVHVGLTHDEVVRASDVVMLAVKPQVIADVLRGLGKGVSNRLIVSVAAGVPINRIQELLGPQASIIRAMPNTPAMVGAGMTALTVGPGVGSEAVARVQQIFESVGKVVLLEERLMDAVTGLSGSGPAYIFLAIEAMADGGVKMGLPRETASVLAAQTVLGAAKMVVESGQHPARLKDQVASPGGTTIAGLHRLEQGGLRAVLMDAVEAATKRSQELGN
- a CDS encoding YggT family protein, whose protein sequence is MFVVGNTLLGLATVLDYALSFYSWIIIARALISWVNPDPWNPIVQFLTRATEPILAPIRRRIGLGMGMDLSPLIVIAAIWFMQIAVVQSVKDIAVRMN
- a CDS encoding DivIVA domain-containing protein, coding for MKITPIDIQQMVFQVKLRGYDREEVNRFLEEIAQTVEYLNRDNAALREKIYSLEQQVTELKRTETTLSNTLVSAQSLAEDVKRSAQRDAELIVKEAELKAGELFRQARVELGNTQRDLSVLKKQRLLMVERMRATLSTFERMLDVEASEVYQEHHSLPEEKLEGESSPMR
- a CDS encoding serine hydrolase domain-containing protein, which encodes MFEPSAIQVALDRAVENGVFPGTVLAVRQGDGPIARFCAGRLSVDPPGASVLTSTIYDLASLTKPLATVTALVLLIQNGRCRLDAHLAEYLEECGESPIGSATLRDLLTHQSGLPGWRGYYERLSPDGTIPSSREERSLAKQKLLSCIRSEVSVYARGARSLYSDLGFMLLGLVVERTSGQPLNQFFSDRILYRLGSPCIQFVLPEERDTFLERVRETHDGVAPTEFDPWRGRVLCGEVHDQNAGAMGGEAGHAGLFGNVDAVMAITGEWLRAYHGQPSILDGDLVREFTKRQAKEGASSWALGWDTPSKPSSAGSHFSAQSFGHLGYTGTSIWIDPVARLEVVLMSNRVHPSSRNEAIREFRPVIHDLVSQEFHT
- a CDS encoding CDP-alcohol phosphatidyltransferase family protein, with the protein product MSKRHSMNIPNSLTILRILLVPVIIGFMTYGSYGFALLTLLLAGLTDAVDGYLARKLNQRTRLGTLLDPLADKLLLTSSFISLAVLHLVPSWLVILVVSRDLMLLLGTVVAHVTSTPITVTPTFLGKGTTLFQLSYVLLTILLTWRGIDRSTITPLVVLMVGFTLASGFHYLYRGYRDANAAPPLS